One Planctomycetia bacterium genomic window carries:
- a CDS encoding tyrosine-type recombinase/integrase — protein MSPHPHRALSGPSKSPGRLNERVERVGKATSGEIVRPTRLTEQQFWALADIPAEAEWFANIRNKHTRRAYKLDVHDFLNFTGIDVAGIRAVTRPHVIAWRKDLERRQLSPSTIRRKLSALSALFEYLCEYNAIYLNPVNGVERPAADANEGKTPAIGDAQARALLACPSSDTLKGKRDGAILASFLYHGLRAEELVKLKMKDVQERRGVKHFRVHGKGSKIRYVPVHPAALDRIDTYTAAAGHALDLEGALFRPTKVAAGATTEKAIAYRSVYDVIKRYAAAANINAAEFCVHSLRATAATNALDNGSDIAKVQEWLGHANVSTTRLYDKRKTRAEDSPTFKVAY, from the coding sequence ATGTCCCCCCATCCCCACCGGGCTCTCTCCGGCCCATCGAAGTCACCTGGCCGACTCAACGAACGGGTTGAACGGGTTGGGAAAGCAACAAGTGGCGAGATCGTCCGACCGACCCGCCTCACTGAACAACAGTTCTGGGCTCTGGCCGACATCCCCGCAGAGGCCGAGTGGTTCGCCAACATTCGCAACAAGCACACCCGCCGGGCGTACAAACTTGACGTCCACGACTTCCTGAACTTCACCGGCATCGACGTCGCCGGCATCCGTGCCGTAACGCGGCCGCACGTCATCGCCTGGCGAAAAGACCTGGAACGCCGCCAGCTCTCCCCGTCCACCATCCGGCGGAAGCTCTCGGCATTGTCGGCGCTGTTCGAATACTTGTGCGAGTACAACGCGATCTACTTGAATCCGGTTAACGGCGTCGAGCGACCGGCGGCGGACGCCAACGAAGGCAAGACGCCGGCGATCGGCGATGCCCAAGCTCGGGCGCTGCTCGCCTGCCCTTCTTCTGACACGCTCAAAGGGAAAAGGGACGGGGCGATCCTTGCTTCGTTTTTGTATCACGGGCTGCGGGCGGAAGAATTGGTCAAGCTGAAAATGAAGGACGTTCAGGAGCGCCGAGGCGTCAAACACTTTCGCGTGCATGGGAAGGGATCGAAGATTCGGTATGTTCCGGTGCATCCGGCGGCGCTGGATCGGATCGACACCTACACGGCCGCGGCGGGACATGCACTTGATCTTGAAGGTGCGTTGTTTCGGCCGACGAAGGTCGCTGCGGGAGCGACCACGGAAAAGGCGATCGCCTATCGCAGCGTTTACGATGTAATCAAGAGATACGCAGCCGCGGCGAACATCAACGCTGCGGAGTTTTGTGTGCATTCACTTCGCGCGACTGCGGCGACCAATGCGCTCGACAATGGGTCGGATATTGCCAAGGTTCAGGAGTGGTTGGGGCATGCGAATGTTTCGACGACGCGGCTTTACGATAAGCGGAAGACGCGGGCGGAGGATTCGCCGACGTTTAAGGTGGCGTACTGA